One part of the Candidatus Neomarinimicrobiota bacterium genome encodes these proteins:
- a CDS encoding oligopeptide transporter, OPT family, whose product MKEMHSLPEITIKSVILGVFLSIVLASANAYLGLFAGMTVSASIPAAVISMGVLKLFKRSNILENNIVQTAASAGESLAAGVIFTIPALVLMGYWTDFDYFEIAKISGIGGLIGVLFTIPLRRALIVEAELQYPEGVATAEVLKAGDHSGENDDSSKNLSMIFKAALFGGLMKLAQQGLQMWNSAVDFALPFFSRQAGKRSIIGFGSELSPALLAVGYIVGRNIAVLVFAGGLISWIIAIPLYSFFNPVEVGSGYLDAAYDIWSTKIRYMGVGAMVIGGIWSVINLFRPLVNGVKSSLNAYKNRNSGIVVDRHEKDIPINWVIIALIISVIPVFFIYQNIIHNLFTALLMAVIMLIFGFLFSAVAGYMAGLVGSSNNPISGVTIATILFSSLLLLLIKGAGSIEGAAGAVIIGAVVCCAAAIAGDNMQDLKAGYILGATPWKQQIMQIVGTLSAAVALGLTLDILHSAYTIGSETLPAPQATLMKSVAEGVFQGNLPWNFVIIGAVLGVLIIVADLIQKSRGSDFRIPILAVAVGIYLPITLSTPIFIGGMVSHFTRKHRETNPENKQGLLFASGLITGEALMGILVAVPIFISGDKNWWFEISGFSWLGVLLFIIITAILTKIAKRN is encoded by the coding sequence ATGAAAGAAATGCACAGTTTACCTGAAATCACGATTAAATCAGTGATACTTGGTGTCTTTTTATCCATTGTTCTTGCATCTGCAAATGCATATTTGGGACTATTTGCCGGAATGACGGTAAGTGCGTCAATACCTGCTGCAGTAATATCAATGGGTGTTTTAAAACTATTCAAACGTTCCAATATTCTCGAAAATAATATTGTGCAAACTGCAGCATCTGCCGGGGAGTCCCTTGCTGCAGGGGTGATTTTTACAATACCCGCGCTTGTACTTATGGGATACTGGACAGATTTCGACTATTTCGAAATTGCTAAAATTTCCGGTATTGGTGGATTGATAGGTGTATTATTTACCATTCCCCTCCGTAGAGCACTTATCGTAGAGGCTGAACTGCAATATCCCGAAGGTGTTGCAACAGCAGAGGTCCTGAAAGCAGGAGACCATAGCGGTGAAAATGATGATTCTTCAAAAAATTTGTCTATGATTTTTAAAGCAGCCCTTTTCGGCGGTTTAATGAAATTGGCTCAACAGGGATTACAGATGTGGAATTCAGCTGTTGATTTTGCCCTTCCTTTTTTTTCAAGACAGGCAGGAAAACGGTCCATCATTGGATTCGGCTCTGAATTGTCCCCGGCACTTCTGGCAGTGGGATATATTGTAGGGAGAAATATAGCTGTCCTGGTCTTTGCCGGAGGATTGATATCCTGGATTATTGCGATTCCCCTCTATTCATTTTTTAATCCCGTAGAAGTCGGATCAGGGTATCTGGATGCTGCGTATGATATCTGGAGTACCAAAATCCGGTATATGGGGGTAGGCGCCATGGTTATAGGCGGAATCTGGTCTGTCATCAATCTTTTCCGCCCCCTTGTTAACGGTGTAAAATCCAGTTTAAATGCGTATAAAAATCGTAATTCCGGCATTGTCGTAGATCGTCATGAAAAGGATATTCCCATAAATTGGGTAATCATCGCCCTGATTATTTCCGTGATTCCTGTTTTTTTTATTTATCAGAATATTATTCACAATCTGTTTACGGCACTTTTAATGGCCGTTATTATGTTGATTTTCGGATTTCTCTTTTCTGCCGTTGCAGGTTATATGGCGGGTTTGGTTGGATCTTCCAACAATCCCATCAGTGGAGTGACCATTGCGACAATTCTTTTTTCGTCTTTGCTTTTGCTTCTCATCAAAGGGGCAGGAAGCATAGAAGGTGCTGCAGGTGCTGTCATTATTGGTGCAGTTGTCTGTTGTGCTGCGGCTATTGCCGGTGACAATATGCAGGATTTAAAGGCCGGTTATATCTTAGGAGCAACCCCCTGGAAACAACAGATCATGCAAATTGTAGGAACGCTGTCAGCAGCCGTAGCCCTGGGGCTTACACTGGATATTCTCCACAGTGCCTATACTATTGGCAGTGAAACCCTTCCGGCACCTCAGGCAACACTGATGAAATCAGTAGCTGAAGGTGTTTTTCAGGGGAACCTGCCTTGGAATTTTGTCATTATCGGCGCAGTATTAGGTGTTTTAATCATTGTCGCGGATTTAATACAGAAATCCAGAGGATCTGATTTCAGAATTCCCATTCTGGCTGTTGCAGTTGGCATATATCTGCCCATCACACTTTCAACCCCCATCTTTATCGGCGGTATGGTTTCCCATTTTACGCGGAAACACAGGGAAACAAACCCGGAAAACAAGCAAGGACTTCTTTTCGCATCGGGACTCATTACCGGTGAGGCACTGATGGGTATTTTGGTGGCTGTGCCTATCTTTATCTCAGGAGATAAAAACTGGTGGTTCGAAATATCCGGTTTTTCATGGCTTGGGGTCTTGCTGTTTATCATAATTACTGCGATATTAACAAAAATTGCAAAAAGGAATTAA
- a CDS encoding M55 family metallopeptidase, which produces MKLYVSADIEGITGVVNWDDAEIGHQEHQFYRQIMTREVLTACKEAKSNGVREILVKDAHASGRNILIDELPDYVTVIRGWSGHPFSMVQGLDGSFDALFMIGYHSPAGSLGNPLSHTMASSIIREMRLNGHRISEFTLHALVAGHYKVPVTLLAGDDEMCKQAKELIPQIITLPVKLGFGNAVVTKTPSKVFDEYKTAVKEALNVKRFRECIPVIPSSLSMEIVYSRPTIAYKYSFFPGVEMTDESTLQYNAADIFKMMTFIQFCS; this is translated from the coding sequence ATGAAATTATACGTGAGTGCGGATATTGAAGGAATCACCGGCGTAGTTAACTGGGATGATGCGGAGATCGGCCATCAGGAACATCAATTTTATCGCCAGATTATGACCCGTGAGGTTTTAACGGCTTGCAAAGAAGCAAAAAGCAACGGTGTCCGGGAAATACTGGTTAAGGATGCTCATGCCTCCGGCCGGAATATTCTGATTGATGAACTCCCGGATTATGTCACCGTCATTCGGGGTTGGAGCGGGCACCCTTTTTCAATGGTACAAGGGCTTGATGGCAGTTTTGATGCTCTTTTCATGATCGGATACCACTCCCCTGCAGGTTCCCTGGGGAACCCCCTCTCTCACACCATGGCTTCATCCATTATTCGGGAAATGCGTCTGAATGGTCACCGGATATCGGAATTCACCCTCCATGCCTTAGTTGCAGGACATTATAAAGTTCCGGTGACACTCTTAGCCGGTGACGACGAGATGTGCAAACAGGCAAAGGAACTGATTCCTCAAATTATCACATTGCCTGTAAAACTTGGGTTTGGCAATGCGGTTGTAACAAAAACCCCGTCAAAAGTATTTGATGAATATAAAACAGCGGTAAAAGAGGCCTTAAACGTGAAGCGTTTCAGAGAATGCATCCCGGTTATTCCCTCCTCACTGTCCATGGAAATTGTCTACTCACGTCCAACAATAGCCTATAAATACAGTTTCTTCCCCGGTGTTGAGATGACGGATGAATCAACTCTTCAGTATAATGCAGCAGATATTTTTAAAATGATGACGTTTATTCAGTTTTGCTCATGA
- a CDS encoding carboxypeptidase-like regulatory domain-containing protein encodes MIRTKQFMKAGILLFMMIGTGIPLLHAGNGGGSLMGRVIDYKTGQALVGANVIIFGTSMGAATDLDGHYMIYDVPS; translated from the coding sequence ATGATCCGGACGAAGCAATTCATGAAGGCAGGTATTTTGCTCTTCATGATGATTGGTACAGGTATTCCACTACTCCATGCAGGGAACGGAGGAGGATCCTTAATGGGACGTGTCATTGACTATAAGACAGGTCAGGCTCTTGTCGGAGCAAACGTCATAATTTTCGGAACATCCATGGGGGCAGCTACCGATTTGGACGGTCATTATATGATTTATGACGTGCCTTCCTGA
- the add gene encoding adenosine deaminase, whose protein sequence is MSHHQNYDPKLREVIHKLPKAELHCHLDGSLRPDTLFDLAKQNNVKIPYQNKDKLMEFLHFEKGESLEIYLKKFDLTLSVLQTPDALERTAYELAEDASGENIKWLEVRYSPILHVNNDMGTVDNLEAVIRGLKKAEMDFGIRGGVIICGMRSISPDISYNLAELAVAYKNRGVVGFDLAGPEENYPAKDHENAFRLVLKNNINITIHAGEAYGPESIHQAVHYCGAHRIGHGTRLAEDGDLLNYINDHRICLEICLTSNVQTGSVKSLKKHPFKYFKDYGLRLCLNTDNRLISNTTLTDELCLAYHTFNLKLKDIKDVLIDGFKSSFMHHRDRVRLIREVSPVMDEIIRDFDAQNS, encoded by the coding sequence ATGTCACATCATCAAAACTATGATCCAAAGTTAAGGGAAGTCATCCATAAACTTCCAAAAGCAGAGCTCCATTGTCATCTGGACGGTTCACTCAGGCCGGATACCCTCTTCGATCTCGCAAAACAAAATAATGTCAAAATTCCCTATCAGAATAAAGATAAGCTGATGGAGTTTCTTCACTTTGAAAAGGGAGAATCCCTGGAAATTTATCTTAAAAAATTCGATTTGACACTGAGTGTGCTCCAGACACCCGACGCTCTTGAAAGAACCGCCTATGAGTTGGCTGAAGACGCTTCCGGGGAAAATATCAAATGGCTTGAAGTCCGGTATTCACCCATCCTGCATGTTAATAATGATATGGGAACTGTGGATAACCTGGAAGCTGTCATCCGTGGACTGAAAAAGGCAGAGATGGATTTTGGAATCCGCGGCGGCGTGATTATCTGCGGCATGAGGAGTATCAGTCCGGATATCTCCTATAATCTCGCAGAACTGGCTGTTGCTTATAAAAACAGGGGTGTTGTAGGTTTTGACCTCGCCGGACCTGAAGAGAATTATCCTGCCAAAGATCATGAAAATGCGTTCAGACTGGTTTTGAAAAACAATATTAACATTACCATCCATGCCGGTGAAGCGTACGGACCGGAAAGTATTCATCAGGCCGTCCACTATTGCGGGGCGCACAGGATCGGACACGGAACCCGCCTTGCGGAAGATGGGGACTTGCTCAACTATATCAACGATCATCGCATTTGTCTGGAAATCTGTCTTACCAGTAATGTTCAGACAGGCTCGGTTAAAAGCCTGAAAAAACACCCTTTCAAGTATTTCAAGGATTACGGGCTCCGTTTGTGCCTGAATACGGATAATCGATTAATTTCAAATACAACCCTCACCGATGAACTCTGCCTGGCCTACCATACGTTCAATCTGAAATTGAAAGATATTAAAGACGTACTGATTGACGGCTTTAAAAGCTCTTTTATGCATCACAGGGATCGGGTCCGGCTCATCCGGGAAGTGTCTCCGGTCATGGATGAGATAATCCGGGATTTTGACGCTCAAAACTCCTGA
- a CDS encoding CPBP family intramembrane metalloprotease, giving the protein MPPKHTKSPLLSFIAVIPLVIIYESVMFIRYQSETVAIRNGADILLKKLLSEIGFYGLEAGIVLFLIVFIMVKWLHNIHFNENELKFISIPIMVGEGLIYALFIFYILIHLNLSYAPVNSPDHALNIAYSCGAGVYEELVFRAVLMYGLYLMIQSLGKNEWLSWVSAILISTAVFVTLHYIGEFKYPFEWHTFLVRSAVSVILSLVFLFRGFAVAAYTHTFYNLSLIYLGGLIQ; this is encoded by the coding sequence ATGCCTCCTAAACACACAAAATCACCCCTTCTCTCCTTTATCGCCGTGATCCCTCTGGTGATTATTTATGAATCGGTCATGTTTATCCGTTATCAATCCGAAACGGTGGCAATCCGAAACGGTGCAGATATCCTCCTGAAAAAACTCTTGTCGGAAATCGGGTTTTACGGACTGGAAGCGGGTATTGTTCTCTTTCTTATCGTTTTTATCATGGTGAAATGGCTCCATAATATTCATTTCAATGAAAACGAACTCAAATTCATATCCATTCCGATCATGGTTGGAGAGGGCTTGATTTACGCCTTGTTTATTTTTTACATTTTAATACATCTGAATTTGAGCTATGCGCCTGTCAACAGTCCGGATCACGCACTGAACATAGCCTACAGTTGCGGAGCGGGCGTCTATGAAGAACTGGTTTTCAGAGCTGTTCTCATGTATGGACTCTATCTGATGATTCAATCACTTGGAAAGAATGAATGGCTGTCGTGGGTATCGGCTATTCTTATATCAACGGCGGTTTTTGTAACTCTCCATTATATTGGGGAATTCAAATACCCTTTTGAATGGCACACCTTTTTGGTCCGTTCTGCCGTCTCAGTGATTCTGAGTCTTGTCTTTTTATTTCGAGGATTTGCCGTTGCAGCCTATACTCACACTTTTTATAATCTTTCACTGATTTATCTGGGAGGGTTGATACAATGA
- a CDS encoding amidohydrolase, with the protein MTGQIFLYNGRIYTGDIKKPWVSALLIEDQYISAIGESHEFSPSISRDSITIDLEGRIVLPGLCDCHIHVSDWAKKITQLNLGESSSRDEAIQMVRNYYKGQEWLLGWGWNANAWDEYLMPQASDLNFLSPHTKAILINKDYHTAWVNYSVFDLMDTRILMKNIQNGRVPLDASGKPLGIVKEDALNELISPIIRNMESPVFYKPEKIFKELFRHGITTVHAVEEYDNFIKYQNLYQDPSKRGPRFRAYIYWDDHKAIEKMIKSSGRGGNWFEFLGMKIFLDGSLGSRSAAMRFDYTDTTAQGFLKYSREELEAILSKASRNHWDMMVHVIGDAALEQIFNSLDRFDGKCRLEHVQYIPEDLLSRTLWRNLTVCLNPSHLPGDIHLAEKIWGKDNCDHAYNYRDLWGTGANVIMGSDAPVEMVNPWKTVHAAVFRYPEKEEKSWHPEQSLTVDECIDALTIHPSIAIGKEHLVGKLLPGMLADMIVVSEDPFETEDFLSIETLMTIIDGKIVYSVL; encoded by the coding sequence ATGACAGGTCAGATATTTCTGTATAACGGGCGTATCTATACGGGGGATATAAAAAAGCCCTGGGTATCAGCCCTTCTGATTGAGGATCAATACATTTCGGCAATCGGGGAGTCCCATGAGTTTTCACCTTCCATCAGCCGGGACAGTATTACCATTGATCTGGAGGGACGGATTGTTCTGCCGGGTTTGTGTGACTGCCACATCCATGTTTCCGACTGGGCTAAGAAAATCACACAGTTGAATCTGGGTGAAAGCAGCAGCCGGGATGAAGCAATTCAAATGGTCCGGAATTATTACAAGGGACAGGAATGGCTTTTGGGATGGGGATGGAATGCCAATGCCTGGGATGAATATCTCATGCCTCAGGCCAGTGACCTGAACTTTCTATCCCCCCACACTAAGGCCATATTAATCAATAAGGATTACCACACTGCCTGGGTGAATTATTCCGTCTTTGACCTGATGGATACACGAATCCTCATGAAAAATATTCAAAACGGCCGGGTTCCTCTGGATGCATCAGGAAAACCCCTGGGAATTGTGAAAGAGGATGCCCTGAATGAACTCATATCTCCCATTATCCGGAATATGGAATCACCGGTTTTTTATAAACCGGAAAAAATCTTCAAGGAACTCTTCAGACACGGAATAACCACTGTTCATGCCGTGGAAGAATATGACAATTTCATCAAATACCAGAATTTATACCAGGACCCGTCCAAACGGGGACCCCGTTTCAGAGCCTATATTTATTGGGATGATCATAAGGCAATAGAAAAGATGATTAAGAGCTCCGGCAGGGGAGGGAACTGGTTTGAATTTCTGGGAATGAAAATTTTTCTCGATGGATCCCTGGGAAGCCGTTCTGCAGCCATGCGTTTTGACTATACCGATACAACGGCCCAAGGTTTTTTAAAATATTCCCGTGAGGAATTGGAAGCGATTCTCTCGAAAGCAAGCCGAAATCACTGGGATATGATGGTCCATGTGATTGGCGATGCTGCACTGGAACAAATATTCAATAGTCTTGACAGGTTTGACGGAAAATGCCGTCTCGAACATGTCCAGTACATACCTGAAGACCTTTTGAGCCGTACTTTATGGCGCAATCTGACCGTATGTCTGAATCCATCTCACCTGCCGGGGGATATTCACCTGGCAGAGAAAATTTGGGGGAAGGACAACTGCGATCACGCCTATAATTACCGGGACCTGTGGGGTACGGGAGCCAATGTGATTATGGGATCGGATGCACCTGTTGAGATGGTCAATCCCTGGAAAACCGTCCATGCAGCGGTGTTCAGGTATCCCGAAAAGGAAGAAAAATCCTGGCATCCCGAACAAAGTCTGACCGTTGACGAATGTATTGATGCATTAACAATACATCCATCCATCGCCATAGGAAAGGAACACCTTGTGGGGAAACTGCTGCCGGGAATGTTGGCGGATATGATCGTTGTCAGTGAGGATCCCTTTGAAACGGAGGATTTTCTCTCTATCGAAACTCTGATGACCATTATCGACGGAAAAATTGTCTACTCCGTTTTATAA
- the amrB gene encoding AmmeMemoRadiSam system protein B, translating to MIRQSSVAGQFYPGSPRELTNMIRVFLGNAKTPDLKGKISGLVVPHAGYVYSGQRAAEAYKSLSGKIFKNVLVISPSHREFFNFISIYPGEGYETPLGIIERTHDFDKLVESSPGCRFSESGHGFEHALEVQLPFLQVILGDSFRLLPVVIGNQDEKNIAYLTNFLKTAKSQDPDLLIIASSDLSHFHNSETARSMDDMWIDAMKNYDIETLEKYFFSASCEACGGGGIIALLKALQSDKTQISVTGYTHSGEINGDYSSVVGYTSAVIAEV from the coding sequence ATGATCAGACAATCCAGCGTTGCCGGTCAATTTTATCCGGGCTCACCCCGTGAACTGACCAATATGATTCGGGTTTTTCTGGGAAATGCAAAAACCCCGGATTTGAAAGGAAAAATTTCAGGCCTTGTAGTACCCCATGCCGGCTATGTCTACTCCGGCCAAAGGGCGGCGGAAGCCTATAAATCCCTGAGTGGAAAGATATTTAAAAATGTCCTTGTAATCAGCCCGAGTCACCGGGAATTTTTTAATTTTATCTCCATCTATCCCGGGGAGGGATATGAGACACCCCTGGGTATTATCGAAAGAACGCATGATTTTGACAAGCTGGTTGAATCATCGCCCGGATGCCGGTTTTCTGAGTCCGGCCATGGTTTTGAACATGCACTGGAGGTGCAACTTCCTTTCCTGCAGGTTATTTTGGGTGATTCCTTCCGTCTTTTACCGGTCGTCATAGGAAATCAGGACGAAAAAAATATTGCGTACCTGACAAATTTTTTGAAAACGGCCAAATCACAGGATCCGGATTTATTAATCATTGCCAGCTCGGACTTATCTCATTTTCACAATTCTGAAACGGCCCGGAGCATGGATGACATGTGGATAGATGCAATGAAAAACTATGACATTGAAACACTGGAAAAATATTTTTTTTCTGCAAGCTGTGAAGCGTGCGGCGGAGGGGGTATCATCGCCCTCCTGAAAGCGCTTCAATCGGATAAAACACAGATCAGTGTTACGGGATATACCCATTCCGGCGAAATCAACGGTGATTATTCATCGGTTGTGGGATATACGTCGGCTGTTATTGCGGAGGTGTGA
- a CDS encoding carboxymuconolactone decarboxylase family protein — protein sequence MEKYSFKDYDVDGLTFLMSNRKEVVKSYQKLISTLGGHLDDKTRILITLALQVTTQQPEAVKIVIPKALKAGASSDEIIDSVILTTPIVGLTGIIKLLPKVLDELKKHQDMTKEG from the coding sequence ATGGAAAAATACAGTTTCAAAGATTATGATGTAGACGGACTCACGTTTCTGATGTCCAACCGGAAGGAAGTGGTCAAATCCTATCAGAAGCTCATTTCAACGCTGGGTGGGCACCTGGATGACAAGACCCGGATACTCATTACACTGGCACTTCAGGTCACCACACAGCAACCTGAAGCCGTTAAAATTGTTATTCCCAAAGCCCTGAAAGCAGGAGCCAGCTCAGATGAAATCATTGACAGTGTCATATTAACTACACCGATAGTCGGACTTACCGGAATTATAAAATTGCTGCCAAAAGTCTTGGATGAACTCAAAAAACATCAGGATATGACAAAAGAGGGATAG
- a CDS encoding DUF2520 domain-containing protein, with protein MNKSFSLIGTGRIGWALSGLLTDLGWKIDRVDDVSDDQLKAYQKHFAPYFTLKRDISQSACLFICIRDDSFHDLIRTLQGKPEWKTSHIIHTSGFHKAEILSPLRTGFQSEVHSFHPMISVIDTNPEKGKLLLKKAWWALSGDDPEWMKAFASQAGLKSFVLPDDKKDFYHAAAVMTANLIIGVLRGAETIVSVAGISPEDYKKIFMPLVDSVVDHIHQVGLQNALGGPIVRQDYGLLNREKEALKEEGLSDEYEIYDLLTRYLIKKFIIPGNSGNFK; from the coding sequence ATGAATAAAAGCTTTTCACTCATCGGTACAGGGCGCATCGGCTGGGCTTTGAGCGGACTCCTGACAGATTTAGGGTGGAAAATAGATCGTGTTGATGATGTATCAGATGATCAACTGAAAGCCTATCAAAAACATTTCGCTCCGTATTTTACCCTAAAACGTGATATATCACAATCGGCATGCCTTTTTATTTGTATCCGGGATGATTCTTTTCATGACCTGATTCGGACACTTCAGGGTAAACCGGAATGGAAAACGTCTCATATTATCCATACCAGCGGCTTTCATAAAGCGGAAATTTTATCCCCGCTCCGTACGGGTTTTCAATCAGAAGTTCATTCTTTTCATCCCATGATATCGGTGATTGATACAAACCCTGAAAAGGGGAAGTTACTCCTTAAAAAGGCTTGGTGGGCTTTATCCGGCGATGATCCTGAGTGGATGAAAGCATTTGCATCTCAGGCCGGACTTAAAAGTTTTGTGCTTCCCGACGATAAAAAGGATTTCTACCATGCTGCGGCAGTGATGACGGCAAATTTAATCATTGGTGTTTTAAGGGGTGCTGAAACAATCGTTTCCGTCGCCGGCATTTCTCCGGAAGACTATAAAAAAATATTTATGCCGCTTGTGGACAGTGTTGTTGATCACATTCACCAGGTTGGATTGCAGAATGCTCTGGGGGGACCTATTGTCCGGCAGGATTACGGACTTCTGAATCGGGAAAAAGAAGCCCTTAAAGAAGAAGGGCTTTCCGATGAATATGAAATATATGATCTGCTTACCCGCTATCTGATAAAAAAATTCATCATTCCTGGAAATTCAGGTAATTTCAAATAA
- the amrA gene encoding AmmeMemoRadiSam system protein A: MTLDHNVKQELLRAVRNHLSFKLGISDTKPVLKENPLYSQKTGIFVTLHKNNDLRGCIGHIVGYLPLKESLFEMAEAAAFSDPRFPPLRKNELQDVSIEISILSELVPVDSKEKITPGKHGVVLKQGFRQAVFLPQVASEQGWDRDEMLTHLSMKAGLNPQAYHDRNTEFFIFTADVFSEEDYHE; the protein is encoded by the coding sequence ATGACTCTGGATCATAATGTGAAACAGGAGCTCCTCAGGGCTGTACGCAATCACCTTTCATTCAAATTGGGTATCAGCGATACAAAGCCTGTATTGAAGGAAAATCCCCTTTATAGTCAAAAAACCGGGATATTTGTCACACTCCATAAAAATAATGATCTCAGGGGATGTATCGGACATATTGTGGGATATCTCCCGTTAAAAGAATCTCTTTTTGAAATGGCGGAAGCTGCAGCCTTTTCCGATCCCCGTTTCCCTCCCTTAAGAAAGAATGAACTCCAAGATGTAAGCATTGAAATTTCAATCCTTTCCGAACTGGTTCCTGTTGATTCTAAAGAAAAAATCACCCCGGGAAAACACGGGGTGGTTTTAAAACAAGGATTCCGGCAGGCTGTTTTCCTGCCTCAGGTAGCTTCAGAACAAGGATGGGACAGAGATGAGATGCTGACCCATCTGTCCATGAAGGCAGGTCTGAATCCTCAGGCTTATCATGATAGAAACACGGAATTTTTTATTTTTACGGCAGATGTGTTCTCGGAAGAGGATTACCATGAATAA